One Mesorhizobium sp. J428 DNA segment encodes these proteins:
- a CDS encoding peptidylprolyl isomerase — translation MAEIKDPENTIIMDTTKGPVVIELFPDVAPKHVARIKELAREKFYDGVVFHRVIEGFMAQGGDPTGTGMGGSNKPNLPAEFSNVPHVRGTCSMARSQNPNSANSQFFICFDDASFLNRQYTVWGQVIEGMENVDKIKRGEPVRDPDSIKTMRVAADVA, via the coding sequence ATGGCCGAGATCAAGGATCCGGAAAACACGATCATCATGGACACGACCAAGGGACCGGTCGTGATCGAACTCTTCCCGGACGTGGCGCCGAAGCACGTCGCCCGGATCAAGGAACTCGCCCGCGAGAAGTTCTACGACGGCGTGGTGTTCCACCGCGTCATCGAGGGCTTCATGGCCCAGGGCGGCGACCCGACCGGCACCGGCATGGGTGGCTCCAACAAGCCCAACCTGCCGGCCGAGTTCAGCAACGTCCCGCATGTGCGCGGCACCTGTTCGATGGCGCGCTCGCAGAACCCGAACTCGGCCAATTCGCAGTTCTTCATCTGCTTCGACGACGCCTCCTTCCTCAACCGCCAGTATACGGTGTGGGGGCAGGTGATCGAGGGCATGGAGAATGTCGATAAGATCAAGCGCGGCGAGCCCGTGCGCGATCCCGACTCGATCAAGACGATGCGCGTGGCCGCGGACGTCGCCTGA
- the queA gene encoding tRNA preQ1(34) S-adenosylmethionine ribosyltransferase-isomerase QueA: protein MKVDLFDFDLPEDRIALRPAAPRDSARLLVVRPGEAFADMTVRDLPGLLRPGDALVFNDTKVIPAQLSGLRRRGEASARVDATLHMRVGPDAWRAFLRPAKRVVVGDRIAFGHTENICLMGALDATVEEKGDGGEVLLRFDFSDAALDEALHTVGHIPLPPYIASKRSEDERDRADYQTIYAEEEGAVAAPTAGLHFTPDLFAALDAAGIERHFVTLHVGAGTFLPVKADDTADHKMHAEVGRVSTATASALNAVKARGGRIVCVGTTSLRLLESAADENGRLSAWTGPTDIFITPGYRFRFVDVLMTNFHLPRSTLFMLVSAFSGLETMRAAYAHAIASGYRFYSYGDAGLLFREDQHG from the coding sequence ATGAAGGTCGACCTGTTCGATTTCGACCTGCCGGAGGACCGCATCGCGCTCCGCCCGGCGGCTCCCCGCGATTCCGCCAGGCTGCTGGTCGTCAGGCCGGGCGAAGCATTCGCGGACATGACCGTGCGCGATCTTCCGGGCCTGCTGCGCCCGGGCGACGCGCTGGTGTTCAACGACACGAAGGTCATCCCGGCCCAGTTGTCCGGTCTGCGGCGGCGCGGGGAGGCGAGTGCGCGCGTCGACGCCACCTTGCACATGCGGGTCGGCCCCGACGCCTGGCGCGCCTTCCTGCGACCGGCCAAGCGTGTCGTGGTCGGCGACCGCATCGCCTTCGGTCACACCGAGAACATCTGCCTGATGGGCGCGCTCGACGCGACGGTGGAGGAAAAGGGCGACGGCGGGGAGGTGCTGCTGCGCTTCGACTTCTCGGATGCTGCGCTGGACGAGGCGCTGCACACGGTCGGTCACATCCCACTACCGCCCTATATCGCCTCGAAGCGGTCGGAAGACGAGCGCGACCGGGCCGACTATCAGACCATCTATGCCGAGGAGGAGGGTGCGGTGGCGGCGCCCACCGCCGGCCTGCACTTCACGCCGGATCTGTTTGCTGCGCTCGACGCGGCGGGCATCGAGCGGCATTTCGTGACCTTGCATGTGGGGGCTGGCACCTTTCTGCCGGTGAAGGCTGACGACACGGCGGATCACAAGATGCATGCCGAGGTTGGACGCGTCTCGACCGCGACGGCGTCGGCGCTGAACGCGGTGAAGGCGCGGGGAGGGCGCATCGTCTGCGTCGGCACGACCTCGCTGCGGCTGCTGGAAAGTGCGGCCGACGAGAACGGAAGGCTGTCGGCCTGGACCGGTCCGACCGACATCTTCATCACCCCGGGCTACCGCTTCCGCTTCGTCGACGTGCTGATGACGAACTTTCATCTGCCGCGCTCGACGCTGTTCATGCTGGTGTCGGCCTTTTCGGGGCTGGAGACGATGCGGGCGGCATATGCGCATGCGATTGCGAGCGGCTACCGGTTCTACTCGTATGGCGATGCGGGGCTGTTGTTCAGGGAGGATCAACATGGATGA
- the tgt gene encoding tRNA guanosine(34) transglycosylase Tgt: MSKSFTFTLHATDGAARTGEISMPRGTIATPAFMPVGTGGTVKAMYMDQVRGAGADIILGNTYHLMLRPSAERVARLGGLHEFARWPWPILTDSGGFQVMSLAQLRKLTEDGVTFRSHIDGSSWHMSPERSIEIQGLLDSDIQMQLDECVALPAKRQEIERAMELSLRWADRCKAAFGDQPGKAMFGIVQGGDDADLRVRSAQALKALKLKGYAVGGLAVGEPQEVMLAMLEATCPELPHEKPRYLMGVGTPDDIVKSVARGIDMFDCVMPTRAGRHGLAYTRRGKINLRNARHADDPRPLDEESDCPAARDYSRAYLHHLIKSGEALGGMLLTWNNISYYQDLMRGLRGAIRESRFAVHAAAVTEGWAKGDIAPVTC; this comes from the coding sequence GTGAGTAAGTCGTTCACATTCACCCTCCACGCCACCGACGGTGCGGCCCGCACCGGCGAGATTTCGATGCCGCGCGGCACGATCGCGACGCCGGCTTTCATGCCAGTCGGCACTGGCGGCACGGTGAAGGCCATGTACATGGACCAGGTGCGCGGTGCGGGCGCCGACATCATCCTCGGCAACACCTATCACCTGATGCTGCGGCCGAGCGCGGAGCGCGTCGCGCGGCTTGGGGGCTTGCACGAATTCGCGCGCTGGCCGTGGCCGATCCTCACCGACAGCGGCGGCTTCCAGGTCATGTCGCTGGCGCAACTCAGGAAGCTGACCGAGGACGGCGTGACCTTCCGCTCGCATATCGACGGCTCGTCCTGGCACATGAGCCCGGAGCGGTCGATCGAGATCCAGGGACTGCTCGATTCCGACATCCAGATGCAGCTCGACGAGTGCGTGGCGTTGCCGGCCAAGAGACAGGAGATCGAGCGGGCGATGGAACTGTCGCTGCGCTGGGCCGACCGTTGCAAGGCAGCCTTCGGCGACCAGCCGGGCAAGGCGATGTTCGGTATCGTGCAGGGTGGCGACGACGCGGACCTTCGCGTGCGCTCGGCGCAGGCGCTGAAGGCGCTGAAGCTGAAGGGTTATGCCGTCGGCGGGCTGGCGGTGGGCGAGCCGCAGGAGGTGATGCTTGCCATGCTGGAGGCGACCTGTCCCGAACTGCCGCACGAGAAGCCGCGCTACCTGATGGGAGTCGGCACGCCGGACGATATCGTCAAATCGGTGGCGCGCGGCATCGACATGTTCGACTGCGTGATGCCGACGAGGGCCGGACGGCACGGTCTCGCCTACACGCGTCGCGGCAAGATCAACCTGCGCAATGCGCGCCATGCCGATGATCCGAGGCCGCTGGACGAAGAGAGCGACTGTCCCGCCGCGCGCGACTACAGCCGCGCCTACCTGCATCACCTGATCAAGTCGGGCGAGGCGCTGGGCGGGATGCTGCTGACCTGGAACAATATCTCCTACTATCAGGACCTGATGCGCGGCCTGCGCGGCGCGATCCGCGAAAGCCGCTTTGCCGTCCATGCGGCGGCCGTGACCGAGGGCTGGGCGAAGGGGGACATCGCGCCGGTCACGTGCTGA
- a CDS encoding DUF4864 domain-containing protein — MRIVLAAVLCLLSALPVVAGEAEVRSAQSAIDGQLKAFLADDGPAAYGYAAPNIKRIFPTVEAFMGMVTDGYAPVRRPKTYSFGKVEEMSPTSIVQQVLILGPDGKEYEAVYTLELQPDGTHKITGCSLRASNALST, encoded by the coding sequence ATGCGCATCGTCCTTGCCGCAGTCCTTTGCCTCCTGTCCGCCCTGCCCGTCGTTGCGGGAGAAGCCGAAGTGCGCTCGGCGCAGTCGGCCATCGACGGCCAGCTGAAGGCCTTCCTCGCGGACGACGGGCCTGCCGCCTACGGCTACGCCGCACCGAACATCAAGCGCATCTTCCCGACGGTCGAGGCCTTCATGGGCATGGTCACCGACGGCTACGCGCCGGTGCGGCGGCCGAAGACCTATTCCTTCGGCAAGGTGGAGGAGATGAGCCCGACCTCGATCGTCCAGCAGGTGCTGATCCTCGGCCCCGACGGCAAGGAATATGAAGCCGTCTACACGCTCGAACTGCAGCCCGACGGAACCCACAAGATCACCGGCTGCAGCCTGCGCGCGTCCAACGCGCTCAGCACGTGA
- a CDS encoding Lrp/AsnC ligand binding domain-containing protein yields MQALFVQVKCDLGKSYEVAAAIADKEIASEIYSTAGQWDLLVKFYIEDGIDIGHFVNEQVHSVAGIRDTLTIMTFRAF; encoded by the coding sequence ATGCAGGCGTTGTTCGTCCAGGTCAAATGCGATCTCGGCAAGTCCTACGAGGTCGCGGCCGCCATCGCCGACAAGGAGATCGCCTCGGAGATTTACTCCACGGCGGGCCAGTGGGACCTGCTGGTCAAGTTCTACATCGAGGACGGCATCGACATCGGCCATTTCGTCAATGAGCAGGTCCATTCCGTCGCCGGAATCAGGGACACGCTGACGATCATGACCTTCCGCGCCTTCTGA